In Carcharodon carcharias isolate sCarCar2 chromosome 3, sCarCar2.pri, whole genome shotgun sequence, a single window of DNA contains:
- the LOC121276114 gene encoding 5-beta-cholestane-3-alpha,7-alpha-diol 12-alpha-hydroxylase, protein MAYLLLPVLLTLAALLLGLLHWLGALRRRRPGEPPLDRGGLPWLGHVLPFRRNTAEFLRRMRGKHGDVFTVQLGGHYVTFLMDPLSYGAVVKESKAMLDFEKFAVELVARVFGYRAREEDHQLLVAASSKHLMGDGLVELTQSMMGNLQKLMLHGAAEAGRWEEGELFHFCYNIVFRAGYLTLFGTEPAAGADPEAARQRDRQHSERLFGHFRRYDRLFPRLAYAVLPPRQRLEAERLKRLWWDLLAVGRTGARENVSGWVAERRRQMAEQGVGAAMQSRYMFLLLWASQGNTGPSAFWLLAHLLGSPEALRAVRAEVDGVLRETGQAARAGGPPVQLTRDMLLRTPVLDSAVDESLRLTAAPVLIRAVQRDGSLRLADGRHYALRRGDRLALFPYLSAQMDPEIHPQPHTFRYDRFLRPGGDGASVRKTDFYKGGKRLKYYNMPWGAGVSMCPGRFFAVNELKQFVFLMISYFDFELLNPEEGVPPVDCSRWGFGTMQPTRSVRFRYRMRC, encoded by the coding sequence ATGGCTtacctgctgctgcctgtcctgctgacGCTGGCCGCCCTCCTGCTCGGCCTGCTGCACTGGCTGGGCGCCTTGCGGCGGCGGCGCCCCGGCGAGCCCCCGCTGGACCGCGGCGGCCTGCCCTGGCTGGGGCACGTCCTGCCCTTCCGCAGGAACACGGCGGAGTTCCTGCGGCGGATGCGGGGGAAGCACGGGGACGTCTTCACCGTGCAGCTGGGGGGCCACTACGTCACCTTCCTGATGGACCCCCTGTCCTACGGGGCGGTGGTGAAGGAGTCCAAGGCCATGCTGGACTTCGAGAAGTTCGCGGTCGAGCTGGTGGCCCGGGTGTTCGGCTAccgggcgagggaggaggaccaCCAGCTGCTGGTGGCGGCCAGCAGCAAGCACCTGATGGGCGACGGGCTGGTGGAGCTGACCCAGTCCATGATGGGGAACCTGCAGAAGCTGATGCTCCACGGCGCGGCCGAGGCGGGccggtgggaggagggcgagctctTCCACTTCTGCTACAACATCGTCTTCCGGGCCGGCTACCTGACCCTGTTCGGCACCGAGCCGGCCGCCGGGGCGGACCCGGAGGCCGCCCGCCAGCGCGACCGCCAGCACTCGGAGCGCCTCTTCGGCCACTTCAGGCGCTACGACCGCCTCTTCCCGCGCCTGGCCTACGCCGTCCTCCCGCCCCGGCAGAGGCTGGAGGCCGAGCGGCTCAAGCGGCTGTGGTGGGACCTGCTGGCCGTCGGCCGGACCGGCGCCCGGGAGAACGTCAGCGGCTGGGTGGCCGAGCGCCGGCGGCAGATGGCCGAGCAAGGGGTGGGGGCCGCCATGCAGAGCCGCTacatgttcctgctgctctgggccTCGCAGGGCAACACCGGCCCGTCCGCCTTCTGGCTGCTGGCCCACCTGCTCGGCTCGCCCGAGGCGCTGCGGGCGGTGAGGGCGGAGGTGGACGGCGTCCTGCGCGAGACGGGCCAGGCGGCGCGGGCGGGCGGCCCGCCCGTCCAGCTGACCCGCGACATGCTGCTGAGGACGCCGGTGCTGGACAGCGCGGTGGACGAGAGCCTGCGGCTGACCGCCGCCCCCGTGCTGATCCGGGCGGTGCAGCGGGACGGCAGCCTGCGGCTGGCCGACGGCCGCCACTACGCGCTGAGGCGGGGCGACCGCCTGGCCCTCTTCCCTTACCTGTCGGCGCAGATGGACCCGGAGATCCACCCGCAGCCCCACACCTTCCGCTACGACCGCTTCCTGCGGCCGGGCGGCGACGGCGCCAGCGTCAGGAAGACCGACTTCTACAAGGGCGGCAAGAGGCTCAAGTACTACAACATGCCCTGGGGGGCCGGGGTCAGCATGTGCCCCGGCCGCTTCTTCGCCGTCAACGAGCTGAAGCAGTTCGTCTTCCTCATGATCAGCTACTTCGACTTCGAGCTGCTCAATCCCGAGGAAGGCGTCCCCCCCGTCGACTGCAGCCGCTGGGGCTTCGGCACCATGCAGCCCACCCGAAGCGTCCGCTTCAGGTACCGCATGAGGTGCTAA